In the Brassica napus cultivar Da-Ae chromosome A7, Da-Ae, whole genome shotgun sequence genome, one interval contains:
- the LOC106450598 gene encoding probable pectate lyase 9 isoform X1 has translation MASSSQKLTSACFVVLLIFVVCVLTATNLRNNQVSLSRKLKTEDSHSFNNSTIAIRREGVELNEHAVADPDQVALLQTNEQNITERRKLGFFSCGNGNLIDDCWRCDPNWHMNRKRLADCGMGFGSNATGGRDGRFYVVTDPTDEDMEFPRSGTLRHAVIQVEPLWIIFKRDMVITLKQELIMNSYKTIDARGANVHVANGACITIQGITHVIVHGLHIHDCIRTGNAMVRSSPSHYGMRNMSDGDAVSIYASSHIWIDHNSLSKCADGLVDVVMGSTAVTISNNHLTHHNEVMLLGNNDLYTQDKNMKVTIAYNHFGEGLRQRMPRCRHGYFHVVNNDYTHWEMYAIGGSANPTINSQGNRYAAPKNRYAKQVTKRVRTEKSEWKKWNWRSEGDMLVNGAFFIQSGEGATANYESASSLAAKPASMVGSITSTAGALGCRSGKPCY, from the exons ATGGCGTCATCGTCTCAGAAACTGACGAGTGCTTGTTTCGTCGTACTCCTCATCTTTGTCGTATGCGTTCTCACAGCGACGAATCTCCGGAACAACCAAGTCTCTCTGTCGAG AAAACTGAAAACAGAGGATTCGCATAGCTTTAACAATTCAACAATTGCGATCAG GCGTGAAGGTGTGGAGTTGAATGAACACGCGGTTGCTGATCCCGACCAGGTTGCCCTCCTTCAGAC GAACGAACAAAACATTACCGAAAGGAGGAAGCTTGGTTTCTTCTCCTGTGGGAATGGCAATCTAATAGACGATTGTTGGCGCTGTGACCCTAACTGGCACATGAACCGTAAACGCCTCGCCGATTGTGGGATGGGTTTTGGTAGTAACGCCACTGGTGGTCGTGACGGGCGTTTCTACGTCGTCACTGATCCAACCGACGAAGACATGGAGTTTCCCAGGTCAGGTACTCTACGCCACGCCGTCATCCAAGTTGAGCCACTATGGATTATCTTCAAAAGAGATATGGTGATAACCTTGAAACAAGAGCTGATTATGAATAGTTACAAGACTATTGATGCTCGCGGTGCTAACGTTCACGTAGCCAATGGTGCTTGCATCACCATTCAGGGTATAACCCACGTCATCGTTCATGGTCTGCACATTCATGATTGTATAAGAACTGGGAACGCAATGGTCAGAAGCTCGCCTTCTCATTATGGAATGAGGAATATGTCTGATGGTGATGCTGTTTCAATATATGCGTCAAGTCATATCTGGATTGACCAcaactctctctctaagtgtgcTGATGGTCTCGTTGATGTTGTCATGGGTTCCACTGCCGTTACCATTTCCAATAACCATCTCACTCACCACAATGAG GTCATGTTGCTAGGAAACAATGATTTGTACACACAAGACAAGAATATGAAAGTGACCATTGCGTATAACCATTTTGGCGAGGGACTTAGACAAAGAATGCCTAG ATGCAGGCATGGATATTTCCATGTGGTGAACAACGACTACACGCATTGGGAAATGTACGCTATTGGAGGAAGTGCAAACCCAACTATAAACAGTCAAGGCAATAGATATGCTGCTCCCAAGAACCGCTATGCAAAACAG GTCACAAAAAGGGTGAGGACAGAGAAAAGTGAGTGGAAGAAGTGGAACTGGAGATCAGAAGGAGACATGCTAGTGAACGGAGCATTTTTCATACAATCAGGGGAAGGAGCAACAGCAAACTATGAAAGTGCCTCGAGCTTAGCAGCTAAACCAGCTTCTATGGTCGGCTCAATCACTTCTACTGCAGGTGCACTTGGTTGCCGCAGTGGCAAACCTTGCTACTAA
- the LOC106450598 gene encoding probable pectate lyase 15 isoform X2 produces the protein MNTRLLIPTRNEQNITERRKLGFFSCGNGNLIDDCWRCDPNWHMNRKRLADCGMGFGSNATGGRDGRFYVVTDPTDEDMEFPRSGTLRHAVIQVEPLWIIFKRDMVITLKQELIMNSYKTIDARGANVHVANGACITIQGITHVIVHGLHIHDCIRTGNAMVRSSPSHYGMRNMSDGDAVSIYASSHIWIDHNSLSKCADGLVDVVMGSTAVTISNNHLTHHNEVMLLGNNDLYTQDKNMKVTIAYNHFGEGLRQRMPRCRHGYFHVVNNDYTHWEMYAIGGSANPTINSQGNRYAAPKNRYAKQVTKRVRTEKSEWKKWNWRSEGDMLVNGAFFIQSGEGATANYESASSLAAKPASMVGSITSTAGALGCRSGKPCY, from the exons ATGAACACGCGGTTGCTGATCCCGACCAG GAACGAACAAAACATTACCGAAAGGAGGAAGCTTGGTTTCTTCTCCTGTGGGAATGGCAATCTAATAGACGATTGTTGGCGCTGTGACCCTAACTGGCACATGAACCGTAAACGCCTCGCCGATTGTGGGATGGGTTTTGGTAGTAACGCCACTGGTGGTCGTGACGGGCGTTTCTACGTCGTCACTGATCCAACCGACGAAGACATGGAGTTTCCCAGGTCAGGTACTCTACGCCACGCCGTCATCCAAGTTGAGCCACTATGGATTATCTTCAAAAGAGATATGGTGATAACCTTGAAACAAGAGCTGATTATGAATAGTTACAAGACTATTGATGCTCGCGGTGCTAACGTTCACGTAGCCAATGGTGCTTGCATCACCATTCAGGGTATAACCCACGTCATCGTTCATGGTCTGCACATTCATGATTGTATAAGAACTGGGAACGCAATGGTCAGAAGCTCGCCTTCTCATTATGGAATGAGGAATATGTCTGATGGTGATGCTGTTTCAATATATGCGTCAAGTCATATCTGGATTGACCAcaactctctctctaagtgtgcTGATGGTCTCGTTGATGTTGTCATGGGTTCCACTGCCGTTACCATTTCCAATAACCATCTCACTCACCACAATGAG GTCATGTTGCTAGGAAACAATGATTTGTACACACAAGACAAGAATATGAAAGTGACCATTGCGTATAACCATTTTGGCGAGGGACTTAGACAAAGAATGCCTAG ATGCAGGCATGGATATTTCCATGTGGTGAACAACGACTACACGCATTGGGAAATGTACGCTATTGGAGGAAGTGCAAACCCAACTATAAACAGTCAAGGCAATAGATATGCTGCTCCCAAGAACCGCTATGCAAAACAG GTCACAAAAAGGGTGAGGACAGAGAAAAGTGAGTGGAAGAAGTGGAACTGGAGATCAGAAGGAGACATGCTAGTGAACGGAGCATTTTTCATACAATCAGGGGAAGGAGCAACAGCAAACTATGAAAGTGCCTCGAGCTTAGCAGCTAAACCAGCTTCTATGGTCGGCTCAATCACTTCTACTGCAGGTGCACTTGGTTGCCGCAGTGGCAAACCTTGCTACTAA
- the LOC125576109 gene encoding LOW QUALITY PROTEIN: probable pectate lyase 15 (The sequence of the model RefSeq protein was modified relative to this genomic sequence to represent the inferred CDS: inserted 2 bases in 2 codons): MVHGHDGNLRKLVSMSKINITKKLHISIIYNDFQNHLTHRNEVMLLGNNDLYTQDKIMKVTIVYNHFGEGLRQRKPRCRHACFHVVNXDYTHWXMYPIGESANVTINSQGNRYAAPKNLYAKEVTKRVRTETSECYESASSLAARPASMVDSITSSTAGALGCR; encoded by the exons ATGGTGCATGGCCATGATGGCAATTTAAGAAAGCTGGTGTCTATGTCAAAGA ttaatataacaaaaaaactacatatatcTATTATCTATAACGATTTCCAAAACCATCTCACTCACCGCAATGAG GTCATGTTGCTAGGAAACAATGATTTGTACACACAAGACAAGATTATGAAAGTGACCATTGTGTATAACCATTTTGGAGAAGGACTTAGACAGAGAAAGCCAAG ATGTAGGCATGCATGTTTCCATGTGGTGA ACGATTACACACACT AAATGTACCCGATTGGAGAAAGCGCAAACGTAACTATAAACAGTCAAGGTAATAGATATGCTGCTCCCAAGAACCTCTATGCAAAGGAG GTTACAAAAAGGGTGAGGACAGAAACAAGTGAGTGCTATGAAAGTGCCTCGAGCTTAGCAGCTAGACCAGCTTCCATGGTCGACTCAATCACTTCTTCTACTGCAGGTGCACTTGGTTGCCGCTGA